Genomic window (Lynx canadensis isolate LIC74 chromosome A1, mLynCan4.pri.v2, whole genome shotgun sequence):
GGGAAGGATCTGTGCAGGCTTCCCTCCCAGCTTCTGGCAGCCTCAGGTATTCTTTGACTTGTAGGTGCATCACTACAGCCCTGAGTTCATCTTCGTATCATCTATGCATTGTCTTTctgtccaaatttctcctttcatAACAATGTCAATCAGAATGGATTAAGGCCTACTGCAATGACCTCAGTTCAACTTAATTATcagtaaagaccctatttccaaataagatcacattctgagatactgggttaggacttcaacatatcttttttagGGGAACACAATACCACCAACCACTAAAAATAGTGGCCTTCATCCTTAAAAGTGCCATCGTCCTCACTACTCCACATTGATTCCTTGAATCTTGAGGCAAGGGTCACCACAACATATAGCTTTAAATTTATAATCTCTGCCTTACAACTGAGAGACCATGATGGGAACAAGAAACTTAGTAGGCCCTAGTCATACACTCCTCCATTTTGCAATTTAGATTGTGTTATGGGGCTCAAAAAGTGGGTATGTCTTCTATactccctcttttcccttccgGTAGCTTGCAGATGGTGATGAAATTGAAGTCATACATGTTAGGAACTTAGGTCCAAATCAACAGGTTGGATCTGACCACAGTCCAGGAATACTTGTGTGGGATTTTACATGAATGCAAAACTCATAGGTTGCCTCTCTTCTAGAGTTTGCTCAGGTCCCCAGCCTACTTTCTTCCTTAACCCTGAAACAGTAGGTACACAAACCAGTGACAAGCTTTGTGACTATGTTCTTACCACTTTACCAGgctacttctctgagcctgtttccttttctgtaagatGCATCAAGAATCAAGCCGGGATGGTTAGATCAGTGGAGCCCTAGGTGCTCTCAGGTGAGAGTGGGGTGAGGAGTAAAGTGGAGAGCAGAGCCCTCTGCCTTGGACAGGGCCACAGCTGTTGGCCTAGTCTGAAGGAAGGTTTTCTGTTGTAAGTTTGAAAATTGACAGAAAGATcagtttttttcaaataacatcaCTCTAAGGAATCTCTACTTTTAGCAAGTTCCTCAGGTGATCGTTACCAGGAAAGTTCAGGAACGATTAAACTATTAAGATTTCTAAGGGCCCCTGCAGTCTTTGACAATTTTGTCCTAAAACCAAAGACCAAAAACTTTGGAGGGTTAGAGGGAATGAATTCACCAAACTACAAGTGGATCAATTTATTAAGTAGGAGGTGGAGAGAGTGAGGCACAAATAGAAGTATGCAACACCCAAACTGAACCGAATCTGAGATTCCTGAAAAAACATGTGTCGGTCACACAATTGGCCACTTCCTCCGACTTGTCAGGGAAGATGAGGGAATAAGTCAGGTGACAGGACAGGTGGTTGCTTCTGGGGCTGGGAATGATCTCTGCGGAACTTTCAAGGCCAAGTCTCAGGCTCAGGATCGAGACCTCATAGCAGATGCAGCCAGACCCAGCAAGATGGCTGCGACCGTGAAGCCCTGGGCAGCGATCCGGGTGCGCATCATGAGCTGAGAGCGGTGGCTCTGACCCCGGTGGAAGCAGTAGAGGCCGTAGGTTAGGGCGGCCGCCGTGCCCAGGCAGCCTGAGGAAGGGACAAAGCAAGTACGGAGTGGCAGGTTTCGACCCCGTAGGCCTCTCCCCGCTTTGGATCCCCTACCAGAGGGTGGAGAGCTCAGAAGAGAGACCGAGGGAAGGCGGGTGGAGCCGAGTGGGAGGCTTTGGTCGAGGTAGGGTCCTCCTAGTTATAGGGCTCGCCCCACCTCAGCGCCCCCCAATCCCGCCCAGCTCCAATCAGATTCACCCCTCACCGCCCGGCCACTTCGCCACAACTCTGGTCCACTCTCACTCAGGTCCCCCTTGGCTTTCCTGGTCCTCCCCTAATTCATTCCCTCAGACATCACTATCCTCTCGGTCTACAGTTCCTACAACACCTGCTTACCTATGGGTACCATCGGGTTCTCGCGGGTCTTGCGAAGGAATTTTTCCTTGAAGCTTTCTGGAGTGCTGTAGACACTGGGGCTAAAGCCCTCAATGACCGGGGGCTGTGATGGCTCAAAGGGTGCCTCCGGAGTCACAGGGCCAGGAACCGCCATGTCCCCGCAACAGCTGTAGGAGAAACTAGGGACGCTAAACCCCGCCTCCTGATGAGGTCATGAAAAGGGCGGGGGAAAGGACTTTGCTGAGCATTGTACGCAGGCGCCAACCGCTCATTGCATTCTGGGAGTCGTGGTAAACTGCACGATATCGCTAAGGGGAGAACTACGTTTCCCAAAAAGCCTGCACAACCCTGGCGTGCATATGCCGGAAATAGTCTGCTGCACGAGGTGCTGCGAGTGAGAGGAGCCCAGTTGTAGTTGCCGGTGCCGTGGTCACTGCAATGCCCAAGGCCAAGGGGAAGACCAGGAGACAGAAGTTCGGTTACAATGTTAACCGGAAGCGTCTGA
Coding sequences:
- the HIGD2A gene encoding HIG1 domain family member 2A, mitochondrial, whose product is MAVPGPVTPEAPFEPSQPPVIEGFSPSVYSTPESFKEKFLRKTRENPMVPIGCLGTAAALTYGLYCFHRGQSHRSQLMMRTRIAAQGFTVAAILLGLAASAMRSRS